CAAAGTGCTGCACCCGAAAACCATTCTTCCGGCAGTGGCCAAAAATATACCGGTACGTGTGCTCAATACATACGAACCTGAAAACCCAGGCACTCTGATCGTGCGTGAATGGAAGAACATCACACCTGGTAAAGTCAGGGCCATTTCCTGTAAAAAGAACATCAAGACCATTTCCATGACTTCTTCCAGGATGCTGAATGCTTTCGGTTTTCTGGAGAGGCTGTTTTCTGTTTTTGCCAGGAACAACGTTGTAGTAGACGTGATCTCCACTTCAGAAGTCAGCGTATCCGCAACAGTCGAACGAAACACCGACACAGACATCCTGCGCTTTGAGCTGGAAAAATACGCTGATGTCACGGTCGAAGACGAAAAAGCAATCATCTGCGTGATCGGTGATGGTTTGAAAAGCAGATCCACAGAGGTGGCGTCCGGAATTTTCCATTGCCTGGCAGAGTCAGGCATTTACAGGGTGGAGATGATCTCGCAGGGTGCTTCTGAAATTAACATCACCTTTGTGGTTGACCTCAAAGTTGCCGATAATATTGTGAAAAAACTGCACGAACAATTTTTCGGGGATGTCAGCACACTGAAGATGGAGGAATGTGCATGTCATTGACAATCGGGATTTTCGGAGTAACAGGAGCTGTCGGCCAGGAATTGCTCTCAGTGATTGAGAGGAAGAGTTTTCCTGTCCGGAATCTGCGGGTCTTCGCATCCACCCGTTCAGCAGGCAAAAAAATCGATACATATCTTGGTAAAGTTATTGTAGAGGACGCAGGCACTGCCGATTTCACCGGACTGGATCTGGCGTTTTTTGCCATCGGAGGCGGCTGGCCAAGGGAAAACGCCCCTAAAGCGACAGCTGCAGGATGCTATGTGATCGACAATTCATCGACCTTCAGGTATGACAAGAATGTTCCCCTGATCATCCCTCAGGTCAATCCGGAGGCAATCGGGAAATCGAAGCTGATCGCCAATCCCAACTGCACTACAGCCATTGCCATCATCCCCATCTACCACGTCTATAAAAAATTCGGCATCAGGAAAGCCATATTTTCCACCTACCAGGCCGCATCAGGCGCCGGGACAGAAGGCATCACCGAACTTCTTTCAACTACCCGGGAATACCTTGACGGGAATCCCGGCAGGCATGAAGTTTTTCCGCATCCCCTGGCCTTCAATCTGATTCCCCAGATCGATGTCTTTCAGAAAAATGGCTACACTAAAGAGGAAATGAAAGTAGTCTGGGAAACACGAAAAATACTCGGCAACGAAAACCTGGCCATCTCCTGTACCGCAGTGCGTATCCCGACAGTCAGGGCTCACTCTGAAGCAATCACTTTAGAAACTGATAAAAAGATCACTCCAACAGCTGTGAAAAAGCTCTTCTCAGATGTGGACGGCCTGGATCTGGTAGATGATCCGGCTTCCCAGCGCTACCCGATGCCGATTCAGTCCGCAGGGAAATACAATGTGGAAGTGGGACGCATCCGTCAGAGTCTGGTCTTCGGTATGCATGGCATTGATTTCTTCGTATCAGGAGATCAGCTGTTGAGGGGTGCAGCGCTGAACGCGGTAGAAATCGGCGAAATTCTAATCCGGAAAGGTGTATTCAAAAAATGATGAGCCTGATGAAAATGGAGTTTTATCGAAGATGACTCTGATGTATCCTCTTCAAACCAAGCGCGGTTCCATCACTCTGGGCAATCTGGAGCTGCTTACCCTGGCCTCAAAATTTGAAACCCCGCTTTTTGTTTATGACCTCTCAACAGTCGAAGCTAATTATGATTCGCTGATCAAGAATATCACATGGCCTCACTTGAGAATCCTCTTTGCCATGAAAGCCAACTGGAATCTGGATATCCTGAATTGCCTCAAGCAGAAGGGCGCAGGCATTGACGCGGTTAGCCTGGGCGACATTCTGCAGGCCAGAAAAGCCGGATTTTCATCCGAACAGATCCTGTTCACAGTCAACAACATTGCTGACCAGGAAATGGAAGCAGCGCTTTCCCAAGACGTCAGATTCAACGTAGGCTCTATCTCCAGGCTGCAAAAATTCGCAGAACGATATCCAGGCAGGCAGATCTGCGTTCGATTCAATCCCAATGTAGAAGCAGGCGAGCATGAGTATCTGAAGACTGCGGGAAATCTCTCCAAATTCGGGATACTGCTTGAGGACGCACCACAGGTTCTTAAGATCGCTCGACGCTACAAGTTGAAAATCATCGGATTGCACGAACATACAGGATCCGGAATCGCTGACACAGGATCAGTGCTGAAAAGCATGAAGAACCTGCTGTCTGTGGCAGGTGACTTTCCAGACCTGGAATTCATCGATTTCGGGGGTGGATTCAAGGTCCCGTATATTCCTGACGAAAAAAAAATTGATTACACTTCATTTGGCCGGAAAATAACCGGAATATTTTCTGGATTCTGTGAAAAATACGGCAGAAAACTGGACCTGTATTTTGAACCAGGCAAATTTCTTACAGCCAACTGCGCTGTATTCCTGGTGGAAGTGAACACGATCAGGTGCAACCGGGGCCGGATCATTGCAGGCGTCAATTCAGGCCTTCCTCATCTGATCAGGCCTTCGTTTTATGGAGCTTACCATCACATCGTCAACCTCAGCAACCCCTCCGGCCGTCTGATCGCTGCAGATATTGCAGGCAACATCTGCGAGAGCGGAGATTTCTTCGCCAAGCAGCGGGAAATCGCTGAAATCCGGGAAGGTGATATCCTGGCGATCCAGAATGCAGGAGCTTATTGCTATTCAATGTCCTCTCTTTATAATCTCCGCCCCCTGCCGGCCGAGGTAGTGATTGAAAAAGGGATGGCAAGGCTTTCCACCCGCAGATTGTCATATCAGGAACTTATCAAACGCCTGACACCCTGACACTAATTCAATGTTTGGAGAAAACATGAAATTTATTTTTTTCTTGCTGTTTGCATCACTCCTCACAGCCGCAGAACAACCTCTGCCCAACCTGACAGAGATCTCCTTCGGGCAGACTGTAGAACTTTCCGTCCATCTCAAAAAAGGTAAATTGAACATAGTCGATTTTTACAGCCATTACTGCGGTCCCTGCATGAGGCTTCTGCCCAGACTTCATTCCCTGGCTTCCGCGAGTCCTGAGGTCAACATTATTGAAGTCAACATCAACCGGCCTGCTGAAACCTCAGGCATCGACTGGAAATCACCTGTAGCGAGGCAGTTCAACCTGTCAGGCATACCCTGCTTCAGGATCTACCTTCCAGAAGGCAAAATGCTGGAAGGCGATCAGGCCGACAATTTTACGCGTGATCTACTGGATAATTATCCGCCATTTCTTGATGATCAGCCTGCCTGTATTCAAAACATGAAA
The window above is part of the Candidatus Wallbacteria bacterium genome. Proteins encoded here:
- a CDS encoding aspartate kinase; the protein is LARSLFYITESLRLSKRMQDNIASFGERFSARIVAANLNRLGVNAKPYDSYDIGFVTDDNFTEAEILPETYLNLRKGFIFHDHIPVVTGFIAKNLSGNLTTLGRGGSDYSASILGAALDAVEIQIWTDVTGVKTADPRIVPEARTIEMMSFSEASELAYFGAKVLHPKTILPAVAKNIPVRVLNTYEPENPGTLIVREWKNITPGKVRAISCKKNIKTISMTSSRMLNAFGFLERLFSVFARNNVVVDVISTSEVSVSATVERNTDTDILRFELEKYADVTVEDEKAIICVIGDGLKSRSTEVASGIFHCLAESGIYRVEMISQGASEINITFVVDLKVADNIVKKLHEQFFGDVSTLKMEECACH
- a CDS encoding aspartate-semialdehyde dehydrogenase, encoding MSLTIGIFGVTGAVGQELLSVIERKSFPVRNLRVFASTRSAGKKIDTYLGKVIVEDAGTADFTGLDLAFFAIGGGWPRENAPKATAAGCYVIDNSSTFRYDKNVPLIIPQVNPEAIGKSKLIANPNCTTAIAIIPIYHVYKKFGIRKAIFSTYQAASGAGTEGITELLSTTREYLDGNPGRHEVFPHPLAFNLIPQIDVFQKNGYTKEEMKVVWETRKILGNENLAISCTAVRIPTVRAHSEAITLETDKKITPTAVKKLFSDVDGLDLVDDPASQRYPMPIQSAGKYNVEVGRIRQSLVFGMHGIDFFVSGDQLLRGAALNAVEIGEILIRKGVFKK
- the lysA gene encoding diaminopimelate decarboxylase, which produces MTLMYPLQTKRGSITLGNLELLTLASKFETPLFVYDLSTVEANYDSLIKNITWPHLRILFAMKANWNLDILNCLKQKGAGIDAVSLGDILQARKAGFSSEQILFTVNNIADQEMEAALSQDVRFNVGSISRLQKFAERYPGRQICVRFNPNVEAGEHEYLKTAGNLSKFGILLEDAPQVLKIARRYKLKIIGLHEHTGSGIADTGSVLKSMKNLLSVAGDFPDLEFIDFGGGFKVPYIPDEKKIDYTSFGRKITGIFSGFCEKYGRKLDLYFEPGKFLTANCAVFLVEVNTIRCNRGRIIAGVNSGLPHLIRPSFYGAYHHIVNLSNPSGRLIAADIAGNICESGDFFAKQREIAEIREGDILAIQNAGAYCYSMSSLYNLRPLPAEVVIEKGMARLSTRRLSYQELIKRLTP